Proteins encoded by one window of Streptomyces sp. LX-29:
- a CDS encoding streptophobe family protein produces the protein MPWGELLLAAVAAVSWAFLAMAGVAALGLHLIGADGAGSLGPMTAAAVVLAVGGSVTPSGDVRVFGLEGAQAHTAIDLAPLGVSLLGALLLGWLFARSLRGAGPVLGGRELAARAGAVTTLFVLLLAGLVWAGDDTVTIDGSTLDLEGLGIGGGDGGSGGGSGTDGGAGGLLDRLPDELGDIAGIGGGLLPERLVDLADAQAKVGFTVDAGASLLRGTGWVLAVLLLTVLAARHTPLPRGWEGLHRTVRPAVSALCAVLALAVLAGAAAGVFAAVDDDHPRLVLGATLLGAPNGVWLGVPLGLFVPWQGTATGALVRVLPDPIDELLGADGESAITVRRLADLDDRVWLLAVGCALLMLTAGVLTAARTPLRVPGAQRDAGVLGFAGRCALRLGLGTALALPLLVWLTEVSAGAELSVLGFDAFGAGLDLHGKVAHALPIGAAWGVAAGAVGALLARATGAAGGRASAFARGIAARPAEAAGAGAGSTAGGGAGAAGALGALGATGGPGGYGPMGAGGGSGARTYPDLAYGPGPYRPSPVYRPSHDETNPYLRPVDPAPPPPQQCGWSPSPGAWAPIPEPWTPSPEPWTPDPEAWTRDQQAWASGPEARPRGAVSPASEASARPPGQGVWPANPDGWPAGPGPAPAGPGARPAGPGGRPAGPGGRPAGPGAGPGSWGTAPGGPGPHPAGPGPAPAAPGGQQPPPRGPGRPGGDAAYGGHGAPAAHGFPHSAPTQAGAPMPPPHPRPRPRLDPEHPPEEDPPPGRPRSRG, from the coding sequence TTGCCCTGGGGCGAGTTGCTGCTCGCCGCGGTCGCTGCCGTGAGCTGGGCCTTCCTCGCCATGGCGGGCGTCGCCGCGCTCGGTCTGCATTTGATCGGCGCCGATGGCGCGGGCTCGCTGGGGCCGATGACCGCCGCCGCGGTGGTGCTCGCGGTGGGCGGTTCCGTCACTCCGTCAGGCGATGTGCGGGTCTTCGGGCTGGAGGGCGCGCAGGCGCACACCGCCATCGACCTCGCGCCGCTGGGCGTGAGCCTGCTCGGCGCGCTCCTCCTCGGGTGGCTCTTCGCGCGGTCGCTGCGCGGCGCGGGGCCGGTGCTCGGCGGGCGCGAACTGGCGGCGCGGGCGGGCGCGGTGACGACGCTGTTCGTGCTGTTGCTCGCCGGGCTCGTCTGGGCGGGCGACGACACGGTCACCATCGACGGCTCCACCCTCGACCTCGAAGGGCTGGGCATCGGAGGCGGTGACGGCGGTAGCGGAGGCGGGAGCGGCACGGACGGCGGGGCCGGCGGGCTGCTGGACCGACTGCCGGACGAGCTCGGCGACATCGCGGGCATCGGTGGCGGGCTGCTGCCGGAGAGGCTGGTCGACCTCGCCGACGCGCAGGCCAAGGTGGGCTTCACGGTCGACGCCGGCGCATCGCTGCTCCGCGGCACCGGCTGGGTCCTCGCGGTGCTGCTCCTCACGGTGCTCGCGGCCCGCCACACCCCGCTGCCGCGCGGCTGGGAGGGGCTGCACCGCACCGTGCGGCCGGCCGTCTCCGCGCTGTGCGCGGTGCTCGCGCTCGCCGTCCTGGCCGGCGCGGCCGCCGGGGTCTTCGCCGCCGTCGACGACGACCATCCCCGACTGGTGCTCGGGGCGACGCTGCTCGGCGCCCCGAACGGGGTCTGGCTCGGGGTGCCGCTGGGGCTGTTCGTGCCGTGGCAGGGCACGGCCACCGGAGCGCTTGTCCGGGTGCTGCCCGACCCGATCGACGAGCTGCTCGGCGCGGACGGCGAATCGGCCATCACGGTGCGACGGCTGGCCGACCTGGACGACCGGGTGTGGCTGCTGGCCGTCGGCTGCGCGCTGCTGATGCTCACCGCCGGGGTGCTCACCGCGGCCCGGACCCCGCTGCGCGTCCCCGGCGCGCAGCGAGACGCGGGGGTTCTCGGGTTCGCGGGCCGGTGCGCGCTGCGGTTGGGCCTCGGCACCGCGCTCGCGCTCCCGCTGCTGGTGTGGCTCACGGAGGTGTCGGCGGGCGCGGAGCTGTCGGTGCTGGGCTTCGACGCCTTCGGCGCCGGGCTCGACCTGCACGGCAAGGTGGCGCACGCGCTGCCCATCGGGGCGGCCTGGGGGGTCGCGGCGGGAGCCGTCGGGGCCCTCCTGGCCCGCGCCACCGGCGCCGCCGGTGGGCGCGCCTCGGCCTTCGCCCGCGGGATCGCGGCCCGGCCCGCCGAGGCCGCCGGGGCGGGGGCGGGCAGCACGGCGGGCGGCGGGGCCGGGGCGGCCGGTGCGTTGGGCGCGCTCGGCGCGACCGGTGGACCTGGTGGTTACGGCCCGATGGGCGCCGGCGGTGGAAGTGGCGCGCGCACCTACCCCGACCTCGCGTACGGGCCGGGCCCCTACCGCCCCTCCCCCGTCTACCGCCCGTCCCACGACGAGACCAACCCCTATCTGCGACCGGTGGACCCGGCCCCGCCGCCGCCACAGCAGTGCGGCTGGTCCCCGTCCCCGGGCGCGTGGGCGCCCATCCCCGAACCGTGGACGCCGTCCCCCGAACCGTGGACGCCGGATCCGGAAGCGTGGACCCGGGACCAGCAGGCGTGGGCGTCGGGCCCGGAAGCCCGGCCACGGGGCGCGGTCTCGCCGGCGTCGGAGGCGAGCGCTCGCCCGCCGGGGCAAGGAGTCTGGCCGGCGAACCCGGACGGGTGGCCGGCGGGCCCGGGGCCGGCACCGGCGGGACCGGGGGCACGACCGGCGGGCCCGGGCGGACGACCGGCGGGCCCAGGCGGACGACCGGCGGGCCCAGGGGCAGGACCGGGGAGCTGGGGGACGGCACCGGGGGGCCCGGGGCCGCACCCGGCCGGCCCAGGGCCGGCACCGGCAGCCCCGGGCGGACAGCAGCCGCCGCCGCGCGGCCCCGGTCGGCCCGGCGGGGACGCCGCGTACGGGGGTCACGGTGCGCCGGCGGCCCACGGCTTCCCGCACAGCGCGCCGACGCAGGCGGGCGCCCCGATGCCGCCGCCGCACCCCCGCCCGCGGCCGCGGCTCGACCCCGAGCACCCCCCGGAGGAAGACCCGCCCCCGGGCCGCCCCAGAAGCCGGGGCTGA
- a CDS encoding transglycosylase SLT domain-containing protein produces the protein MPVPSIPSIPGFSRLTKTHKFSAAGIATAGAAALAFAVVPGGTADAQPNTQALSAEPVALTSSTYGKIQQGSLTQQTALHAKQAEEEAAAKKAEEARKAAEAKAKADREREAASRSAERAPVAAPKPAEAPVAAPAPAPAPVAPAPAPKPTYANNLDGWIRQSLDIMKDKGIPGSYDGIYRNIMRESSGNPRAINNWDINAINGIPSKGLLQVIDPTFKAYHVEGTSWDIYDPVANITAACNYAADRYGSMDNVNSAY, from the coding sequence ATGCCCGTCCCCAGCATTCCGAGCATCCCCGGTTTTAGCCGTCTGACCAAGACCCACAAGTTCTCCGCCGCGGGCATCGCCACGGCCGGCGCCGCCGCCCTCGCCTTCGCCGTCGTCCCCGGCGGCACCGCCGACGCCCAGCCGAACACTCAGGCGCTCTCCGCCGAGCCGGTCGCGCTGACCTCGTCGACCTACGGCAAGATCCAGCAGGGCAGCCTGACCCAGCAGACCGCGCTGCACGCCAAGCAGGCCGAGGAAGAGGCCGCGGCGAAGAAGGCCGAGGAGGCCAGGAAGGCCGCCGAGGCCAAGGCCAAGGCCGACCGCGAGCGCGAGGCCGCGAGCCGCTCCGCCGAGCGTGCGCCGGTCGCCGCGCCGAAGCCCGCCGAGGCCCCGGTCGCCGCTCCGGCCCCGGCTCCGGCTCCCGTCGCCCCGGCTCCGGCCCCCAAGCCGACCTACGCCAACAACCTGGACGGCTGGATCCGACAGTCCCTCGACATCATGAAGGACAAGGGCATCCCGGGTAGCTACGACGGCATCTACCGCAACATCATGCGTGAGTCGTCCGGCAACCCGCGCGCGATCAACAACTGGGACATCAACGCGATCAACGGCATCCCGTCCAAGGGCCTGCTCCAGGTGATCGACCCGACCTTCAAGGCGTACCACGTCGAGGGCACCTCCTGGGACATCTACGACCCGGTCGCCAACATCACCGCGGCCTGCAACTACGCGGCCGACCGCTACGGCTCGATGGACAACGTCAACTCGGCGTACTGA
- a CDS encoding FHA domain-containing protein: protein MGHGVPELVLELNGQTWTLDPSRSYSLGRDPQGDMVLDDARVSWRHATVRWGGRSWVIEDHGSTNGTYMQGQRIHQMEIGPGSAVHLGNATDGPRLNFSGGAGANAGSGGYAMPNAMAAQQHAQPQPHPQAQPQPHPHAQGHAQPHAQGHAQPHAQGQPHAQYAQQAPVHPQQPQPGPAGWGQQQPQQQQAPQGWQQPQPSQPHPGQGQGQQPYVPPQQQQPQAAPQQSVDPARHGGAAGVAPVYGDRSPTTFHQLAVGRVMRIGRALENELVVSDLQVSRHHAEFRALPDGRFEIVDLGSHNGTYVNGQPVRQQVIGPSDIVGVGHSTFRLVGDRLEEFVDTGEVSFSARHLTVTVDGGKQILKDVSFGVPEKSLVAVIGPSGSGKSTLLRALTGYRPANQGEVLYDNRNLYRQFAELRQRIGLVPQDDILHKELTVRTALKYAAKLRFPGDTAGAEREARIDEVLRELKLDIHKDKRVTSLSGGQRKRVSVALELLTKPSLIFLDEPTSGLDPGMDRDVMQLLRGLADDGRTVLVVTHSVAELALCDKLLVMAPGGSVAYFGPPDEALNFFGYETWADVFSNFENYRDYDWAGRWRGSRHYQMYAADLDAVAPQSVHVQPPPARMQKPQSWASQLWTLIRRYSSVIASDRGFLALMLILPAVLGGVSVVIPSEFGLTKAPKGRFNQDAGTIILILVVGMCFSGAANSVRELIKERVIYERERAVGLSRSAYLMSKVIVLGVITAFQGVIICAIGFSTRKLPEEGLVLPAAAELCLAIIAIGFTSMMFGLVISSLVKTAEKTMPLLVMFAIVQVVFTGILFKIFSSPGIEQFAWLMPSRWAVGAAGATLDLSHMMAPWDRKKPGELDPLWEATATQWAVDMMVLIAIGVVCGFVVARLLRRHEPEVMRK from the coding sequence GTGGGGCATGGAGTGCCGGAACTCGTACTGGAATTGAACGGACAGACCTGGACACTTGATCCATCCAGGTCATACAGCCTTGGGCGGGATCCGCAGGGCGACATGGTGCTCGACGACGCCAGAGTCTCCTGGCGGCACGCCACCGTGCGCTGGGGCGGACGCAGTTGGGTCATCGAGGATCACGGCAGCACCAACGGCACCTACATGCAGGGCCAGCGGATCCACCAGATGGAAATCGGCCCCGGTTCGGCGGTGCATCTCGGCAACGCCACCGACGGCCCGCGGCTGAACTTCTCCGGCGGCGCCGGTGCCAACGCCGGATCCGGCGGCTACGCCATGCCGAACGCGATGGCCGCGCAGCAGCACGCCCAGCCGCAGCCGCACCCGCAGGCCCAGCCGCAGCCGCACCCGCACGCTCAGGGCCACGCCCAGCCGCACGCTCAGGGCCACGCCCAGCCGCACGCTCAGGGTCAGCCCCACGCCCAGTACGCCCAGCAGGCGCCGGTCCATCCGCAGCAGCCGCAGCCCGGCCCGGCCGGCTGGGGCCAGCAGCAGCCACAGCAGCAGCAGGCTCCGCAGGGCTGGCAGCAGCCCCAGCCGTCCCAGCCCCACCCGGGCCAGGGCCAGGGTCAGCAGCCGTACGTGCCGCCGCAGCAGCAGCAACCGCAGGCCGCGCCGCAGCAGAGCGTGGACCCGGCGCGGCACGGGGGCGCCGCCGGTGTCGCGCCGGTCTACGGCGACCGCAGCCCGACCACCTTCCATCAGCTGGCCGTCGGCCGGGTGATGCGCATCGGTCGTGCGCTGGAGAACGAGCTGGTCGTCTCCGACCTCCAGGTCTCCCGCCACCACGCCGAGTTCCGCGCGCTGCCCGACGGCCGGTTCGAGATCGTCGACCTCGGCAGCCACAACGGCACGTATGTCAACGGTCAGCCGGTCCGGCAGCAGGTCATCGGCCCCAGCGACATCGTCGGCGTCGGTCACTCCACCTTCCGGCTGGTCGGCGACCGCCTTGAGGAGTTCGTCGACACCGGTGAGGTCTCCTTCTCGGCCCGCCATCTGACGGTGACCGTCGACGGCGGCAAGCAGATCCTCAAGGACGTCTCCTTCGGCGTCCCCGAGAAGTCGCTGGTCGCGGTCATCGGCCCGTCCGGTTCCGGCAAGTCCACGCTACTGCGCGCGCTCACCGGCTACCGCCCCGCCAACCAGGGCGAGGTCCTCTACGACAACCGGAACCTGTACCGGCAGTTCGCCGAGCTGCGGCAGCGCATCGGTCTGGTCCCGCAGGACGACATCCTGCACAAGGAGCTGACGGTCCGCACCGCGCTCAAGTACGCGGCCAAGCTCCGCTTCCCCGGCGACACCGCCGGGGCTGAGCGCGAGGCCCGTATCGACGAGGTGCTGCGCGAGCTCAAGCTCGACATCCACAAGGACAAAAGGGTCACCTCGCTCTCCGGCGGTCAGCGCAAGCGCGTCTCGGTCGCCCTGGAGCTGCTCACCAAGCCCTCGCTGATCTTCCTGGACGAGCCCACCTCCGGCCTCGACCCGGGCATGGACCGCGATGTGATGCAGCTGCTGCGCGGTCTGGCCGACGACGGCCGCACGGTGCTGGTGGTCACCCACTCCGTGGCCGAGCTGGCGCTGTGCGACAAGCTCCTGGTGATGGCGCCGGGCGGCTCGGTGGCGTACTTCGGCCCGCCGGACGAGGCGCTGAACTTCTTCGGCTACGAGACCTGGGCCGACGTTTTCTCCAACTTCGAGAACTACCGCGACTACGACTGGGCCGGCCGCTGGCGCGGCTCTCGGCACTACCAGATGTACGCGGCCGACCTCGACGCGGTCGCCCCGCAGTCCGTGCACGTCCAGCCGCCGCCGGCCCGGATGCAGAAGCCGCAGAGCTGGGCCTCCCAGCTGTGGACCCTGATCCGCCGCTACTCCTCGGTGATCGCCTCCGACCGCGGCTTCTTGGCGCTGATGCTGATCCTGCCCGCCGTCCTCGGCGGGGTCTCGGTGGTCATCCCGTCCGAGTTCGGGCTGACCAAGGCGCCGAAGGGCCGGTTCAACCAGGACGCGGGCACGATCATCCTGATCCTCGTGGTCGGCATGTGCTTCTCCGGCGCCGCCAACTCCGTACGAGAACTGATCAAGGAACGGGTCATCTACGAACGGGAACGGGCCGTCGGCCTGTCCCGGTCGGCGTACCTGATGTCCAAGGTGATCGTCCTCGGCGTGATCACCGCCTTCCAGGGTGTGATCATCTGCGCCATCGGGTTCTCCACCCGGAAGCTGCCCGAGGAGGGGCTGGTGCTGCCCGCGGCCGCCGAGCTGTGCCTGGCGATCATCGCGATCGGCTTCACCTCGATGATGTTCGGCCTGGTGATCTCCTCGCTGGTGAAGACCGCCGAGAAGACCATGCCGCTGCTGGTGATGTTCGCGATCGTCCAGGTCGTCTTCACCGGCATTCTGTTCAAGATCTTCAGCTCGCCGGGCATCGAGCAGTTCGCCTGGCTGATGCCGTCCCGCTGGGCGGTCGGCGCGGCCGGCGCCACGCTGGACCTCTCGCACATGATGGCCCCGTGGGACCGCAAGAAGCCCGGTGAGCTCGACCCGCTGTGGGAGGCCACCGCCACCCAGTGGGCCGTCGACATGATGGTGCTCATCGCGATCGGCGTCGTCTGCGGCTTCGTCGTGGCACGACTGCTGCGTCGCCATGAGCCGGAGGTCATGCGCAAGTAG
- a CDS encoding nitroreductase family protein: protein MSIPMRSWTPTHGEPYRPIPYRPERMPAAESLARAAELRERMERRRTVRQFSPDPVPEQVVRDAIACAATAPSGAHQQPWTFVLVKDAEVRRRIREAAEAEEQVSYAGRLGEEWLAALRPLGTDEVKPHLTDAPQLIVVFQQRYWLGPDGERRKHYYVDESVGIAVGMLLSALHLAGLAALVHTPSPMRFLSEVLGRPRNEKAFAVIPVGYPAADCVVPDLVRKSLDQVIVEV from the coding sequence ATGTCCATACCAATGAGGAGCTGGACGCCGACGCACGGCGAGCCCTATCGCCCGATCCCCTACCGTCCGGAGCGGATGCCCGCCGCCGAGTCGCTGGCCCGCGCGGCCGAGCTGCGGGAACGGATGGAGCGGCGCAGGACCGTACGGCAGTTCTCGCCCGACCCGGTGCCGGAGCAGGTGGTGCGGGACGCCATCGCCTGCGCCGCCACCGCGCCGTCCGGAGCGCATCAGCAGCCGTGGACGTTCGTCCTGGTGAAGGACGCGGAGGTGCGGCGACGGATCCGGGAGGCCGCCGAGGCCGAGGAGCAGGTCTCCTACGCGGGGCGGCTCGGCGAGGAGTGGCTGGCGGCCCTGCGGCCGCTCGGGACGGACGAGGTCAAGCCGCATCTGACCGACGCCCCGCAGCTGATCGTGGTCTTCCAGCAGCGCTACTGGCTGGGGCCGGACGGGGAGCGGCGCAAGCACTACTACGTGGACGAGTCGGTGGGGATCGCGGTCGGGATGCTGCTCTCCGCGCTGCACCTGGCGGGGCTGGCGGCGCTGGTGCACACGCCGAGCCCGATGCGCTTCCTGTCCGAGGTGCTGGGGCGTCCGCGGAACGAGAAGGCCTTCGCGGTGATCCCGGTGGGCTACCCGGCGGCCGACTGCGTGGTTCCGGACCTGGTGCGCAAGTCCCTGGACCAGGTGATCGTCGAGGTCTGA
- a CDS encoding histidine phosphatase family protein — MSVDVPRRIVLLRHAKADWAEESDHERPLAERGRKDAPVAGRWLAGAGIIPDLTLCSTALRTRETWKLVVSELPQRPKTVYEERLYEASLGELIALLNETSDEVKDLMVVGHNPGVHALADALAGEAEGDLLARMNRSGFPTSAIAVLTFDGSWKSVEHGVGRLVAFWSPHA, encoded by the coding sequence ATGAGCGTCGATGTACCCCGCAGGATCGTCCTACTCCGACACGCCAAGGCCGACTGGGCCGAGGAATCCGATCATGAGCGCCCGCTCGCCGAGCGCGGCCGCAAAGACGCCCCGGTGGCCGGGCGCTGGCTCGCCGGGGCCGGCATCATTCCCGATCTCACCCTGTGCTCCACCGCCCTCCGCACCCGCGAGACCTGGAAGCTGGTGGTGTCCGAGCTGCCCCAGCGCCCCAAGACGGTCTACGAGGAGCGGCTGTACGAGGCATCGCTGGGGGAGCTGATCGCGCTGCTGAACGAGACCTCTGACGAGGTCAAGGACCTGATGGTGGTCGGCCACAACCCCGGTGTGCACGCGCTGGCCGACGCCTTGGCGGGTGAGGCGGAGGGGGATCTGCTGGCCCGGATGAACCGGAGCGGCTTCCCCACCTCCGCCATCGCGGTGCTCACCTTCGACGGCTCGTGGAAGTCGGTGGAGCACGGCGTCGGCCGCCTGGTCGCCTTCTGGTCCCCGCACGCCTGA
- a CDS encoding SGM_5486 family transporter-associated protein, translating into MSSPVLDPNPQNGHKKLLTILGVMLLVTVVIGVIATIASP; encoded by the coding sequence ATGTCGTCTCCTGTGCTCGACCCGAATCCGCAGAACGGTCACAAGAAGCTGCTCACCATTCTCGGTGTGATGCTGCTGGTCACCGTCGTCATCGGGGTCATCGCGACCATCGCCTCGCCCTGA
- the serB gene encoding phosphoserine phosphatase SerB produces MSASQIPPATAVPGDDVPTLLVKIFGKDRPGITAGLFDTLAAFDVDVVDIEQVVTRGRIVLCVLVTAPPGRGSGAAEGDLRATVHSWAESLRLQAEIISGRGDNRPRGVGRSHVTVLGHPLTAESTAAIAARITGTGGNIDRIFRLAKYPVTAVEFEVSGAGTEPLRTALATEAAALGVDVAVVASGLQRRAQRLVVMDVDSTLIQDEVIELFAAHAGCEAEVAKVTAQAMRGELDFEQSLHARVALLKGIDESVVDKVRAEVRLTPGARTLIRTLKRLGFQVGVVSGGFTQVTDDLKERLGLDFASANTLEVVDGKLTGRVVGEVVDREGKARLLRRFAAEAGVPLSQTVAIGDGANDLDMLNAAGLGVAFNAKPVVREAAHTAVNVPFLDTVLYLLGITRDEVEAAETHAD; encoded by the coding sequence ATGAGCGCATCGCAGATCCCACCTGCCACCGCCGTTCCGGGCGACGATGTACCGACCCTCCTTGTCAAGATCTTCGGCAAGGACCGTCCAGGCATCACCGCCGGGCTCTTCGACACCCTCGCCGCCTTCGACGTGGACGTCGTGGACATCGAACAAGTCGTCACCCGAGGCCGCATAGTGCTGTGCGTGCTGGTGACCGCCCCACCGGGCCGCGGCAGCGGCGCGGCCGAGGGCGATCTGCGGGCGACCGTGCACAGCTGGGCCGAGTCGCTGCGGCTCCAGGCGGAGATCATCTCCGGCCGCGGCGACAACCGGCCGCGCGGTGTCGGACGCTCGCACGTCACCGTGCTCGGACATCCCTTGACCGCCGAGTCGACGGCCGCCATCGCGGCCCGTATCACCGGCACGGGCGGCAATATCGACCGCATCTTCCGACTCGCGAAGTACCCCGTGACCGCGGTGGAGTTCGAGGTCTCCGGCGCCGGGACCGAGCCGCTGCGCACCGCGCTGGCGACCGAGGCCGCGGCCCTGGGCGTCGATGTCGCCGTCGTCGCCTCCGGCCTCCAGCGCCGGGCGCAGCGCCTGGTGGTCATGGACGTGGACTCCACGCTGATCCAGGACGAGGTGATCGAGCTCTTCGCGGCGCACGCGGGCTGCGAGGCCGAGGTCGCGAAGGTCACCGCGCAGGCGATGCGCGGCGAGCTGGACTTCGAGCAGTCGCTGCACGCGCGGGTCGCGCTGCTGAAGGGCATCGACGAGTCGGTGGTGGACAAGGTACGCGCCGAGGTGCGTCTCACCCCCGGCGCGCGGACCCTCATCCGCACCCTCAAGCGGCTCGGCTTCCAGGTGGGCGTGGTCTCCGGTGGTTTCACCCAGGTGACCGACGACCTGAAGGAGCGGCTGGGGCTGGACTTCGCCTCCGCCAACACCCTGGAGGTGGTGGACGGCAAGCTGACCGGCCGCGTGGTCGGGGAGGTGGTGGACCGGGAGGGCAAGGCCCGGCTGCTGCGGCGGTTCGCGGCGGAGGCCGGGGTGCCGCTGTCCCAGACGGTGGCGATCGGCGACGGCGCCAACGACCTGGACATGCTGAACGCCGCCGGGCTCGGGGTGGCCTTCAACGCCAAGCCGGTGGTGCGGGAGGCCGCGCACACCGCGGTGAACGTGCCGTTCCTGGACACGGTGCTCTATCTGCTGGGCATCACCCGCGACGAGGTCGAGGCGGCGGAGACCCACGCCGACTGA
- a CDS encoding MFS transporter, translating into MAAHEETAETADRDRTGTTDTATATAERTPPAAGAGRPLTARAAAAAGPGTGVGPRVASAPDAGSPWPLRIVVIGLVLAALNLRPAITSLGSLLEEVRDGLGMSGTVAGLLTSVPTLCFALFGLAAPRLARRWGPATVVCAGLAAITAGLALRPLVGNTAGFLVISALALAGIAVSNILMPVIVKRWFPDRIGPMTGLYSMAMSLGTAGAAAVTVPMTDALGGSWRLGLGVWALLAAVAVSPWFLIARGRTNRQVRAESAAAPQDAPAPRITRSPTAWALAVFFGLQATGAYITMGWMPQIFRDAGVSASTAGVLLAVTMVMGVPLSFVLPRVAARLRHQGVLVLTLGAFGFTGYAGLWLAPAGGAWAWALLLGVSNCAFPLALTMIGMRAKTSAGVVGLSAFAQSTGYLLSIPGPLLVGALYQHTGGWDLPIALMAGLMVPQMVAGVLAGRDRTVEDEAVRVPPTA; encoded by the coding sequence ATGGCTGCACACGAGGAGACCGCGGAGACGGCGGACAGGGACAGGACCGGCACGACGGACACGGCGACCGCGACCGCGGAGCGCACTCCGCCCGCGGCGGGAGCGGGGCGACCGCTGACCGCGCGGGCGGCAGCGGCGGCCGGGCCGGGCACCGGAGTCGGTCCCCGTGTCGCGTCCGCGCCCGACGCCGGCTCGCCCTGGCCGCTGCGGATCGTGGTCATCGGCCTGGTCCTGGCCGCCCTCAACCTGCGGCCCGCCATCACCAGCCTCGGCTCGCTCCTGGAGGAGGTGCGCGACGGCCTGGGCATGAGCGGCACCGTCGCCGGGCTGCTCACCTCGGTGCCCACCCTCTGCTTCGCGCTCTTCGGGCTCGCGGCGCCCCGGCTGGCCCGCCGCTGGGGACCGGCCACCGTCGTCTGCGCCGGGCTCGCCGCCATCACGGCGGGGCTCGCGTTGCGCCCCCTGGTCGGGAACACCGCGGGCTTCCTGGTGATCAGCGCGCTGGCGCTGGCCGGCATCGCCGTCAGCAACATCCTCATGCCGGTGATCGTCAAGCGCTGGTTCCCGGACCGCATCGGCCCGATGACCGGTCTGTACTCCATGGCCATGTCGCTGGGCACCGCCGGCGCCGCGGCCGTCACCGTGCCCATGACCGATGCCCTGGGCGGCAGTTGGCGACTGGGCCTCGGTGTCTGGGCGCTGCTGGCCGCCGTCGCCGTGTCGCCGTGGTTCCTCATCGCCCGAGGCCGCACGAACCGTCAGGTGCGCGCGGAGTCCGCCGCCGCGCCGCAGGACGCCCCCGCGCCCCGCATCACCCGTAGCCCCACCGCCTGGGCGCTCGCCGTCTTCTTCGGCCTCCAGGCCACCGGCGCGTACATCACCATGGGCTGGATGCCGCAGATCTTCCGCGACGCGGGGGTCTCCGCCTCCACCGCCGGTGTGCTGCTGGCGGTCACCATGGTGATGGGCGTGCCGCTCTCCTTCGTGCTGCCGCGGGTCGCGGCCCGGCTGCGCCACCAGGGTGTGCTCGTCCTCACCCTCGGTGCCTTCGGGTTCACCGGCTACGCCGGCCTCTGGCTGGCGCCGGCCGGCGGCGCCTGGGCCTGGGCCCTGCTGCTGGGCGTCTCCAACTGCGCCTTTCCGCTCGCCCTGACCATGATCGGTATGCGGGCGAAGACCAGCGCCGGTGTGGTCGGCCTGTCGGCGTTCGCGCAGAGCACCGGCTATCTGCTGTCGATCCCGGGCCCGCTGCTGGTGGGCGCCCTCTACCAGCACACCGGCGGCTGGGACCTGCCGATCGCCCTGATGGCGGGGCTGATGGTGCCGCAGATGGTGGCGGGCGTGCTCGCCGGCCGTGACCGCACCGTCGAGGACGAAGCAGTGAGGGTGCCCCCTACGGCGTAG